AGAGGTTACTCTTCCATAATCCAAAAAAGCGCTTCTATAGCAAAAACAGCGCTTAAACAGGCTATTGGTCCGAGCGCTGAATTTATACTCCACGAAGCATATACCTTCCCAAACCCGGCAAAAAGCGGCAAAAAACCAACCCTGCACATTGAAGTAGGCGTAGCTGATTTAGTTGATTTCAGGATATATGATGTAGCCGGTGATTTAATTTTTAAAGGCGAGCTAACCTCAGCTCCGCAGGTAATAGGTTTACAATATGCCTATGAATACCAGCTTAACAGCGATATAGCGAGCGGAACCTATATCTGCAAAGTCCAGGCCAAGAAACAAGGCAAAAACGATATAACTACAACCATAAAATTTGCCATAATCCGTTGAGGTCTTAGGGTCTTCCAGTCCCGCATTGGATAAGACAATGCGGGATTGGCGGCGGCTAATGTGAAGCCGGGGCCGGATTGTCGGGATGGAATAGAAATTTCGAAATCCAAAGCACGAATTTCGAAAAA
The window above is part of the Candidatus Liberimonas magnetica genome. Proteins encoded here:
- a CDS encoding T9SS type A sorting domain-containing protein, which gives rise to MRPIQRSIEIFFLILCLSLPLFLSVNVQAGLISGCVNSGGSSNSSDKIKFISLGGISRGYSSIIQKSASIAKTALKQAIGPSAEFILHEAYTFPNPAKSGKKPTLHIEVGVADLVDFRIYDVAGDLIFKGELTSAPQVIGLQYAYEYQLNSDIASGTYICKVQAKKQGKNDITTTIKFAIIR